From Bacillota bacterium, a single genomic window includes:
- a CDS encoding 2-oxoacid:acceptor oxidoreductase family protein → MRKEVRIAGFGGQGVILAGIVVAHAAGVYEGKEVAQTQSYGPEARGGAARCDVVISDERILYPKVRKPHSLLCMSQPALDRYGSECDEQCLLVLDSTLVENWPRGGRVALVPATSIAEGELGNRMAANMVMLGALARAGGVVTLDSLRRAVGDVVSPRFRELNLRALEAGYERVRTEP, encoded by the coding sequence GTGCGCAAAGAGGTGAGGATCGCCGGTTTCGGCGGGCAGGGGGTGATCCTGGCCGGCATCGTGGTTGCTCACGCCGCTGGCGTCTACGAGGGCAAGGAGGTAGCCCAGACCCAGTCGTACGGTCCCGAGGCCCGCGGGGGAGCGGCCCGCTGCGACGTGGTGATTTCCGATGAGCGCATCCTGTACCCCAAGGTCAGGAAGCCCCACTCCTTGCTGTGCATGTCCCAGCCGGCTCTCGACCGTTACGGGAGCGAATGCGACGAGCAGTGCCTGCTGGTCCTGGACTCCACCCTGGTGGAGAACTGGCCCCGGGGTGGGCGGGTGGCGCTGGTGCCCGCGACTTCCATTGCCGAAGGCGAACTCGGCAACCGCATGGCCGCCAACATGGTCATGCTGGGCGCGCTGGCCCGGGCGGGGGGCGTGGTTACCCTGGACTCCTTGCGCCGGGCGGTGGGCGATGTGGTTTCTCCTCGCTTCCGGGAA
- a CDS encoding IclR family transcriptional regulator: MSKALRVLEVLADCPRGEMGISEVARVLGWHRTTAYRFMQTLVEEGYVQYLPAGERYRLTFKLVGLANRMVNRLDIRQVARPHLVLLVQRWQINAHLAVLEDGEVVFIDRLECSKPLRTHFHIGRRAPAHATAVGKVLLADLEGEALLEIIRKRGLRRFTPLTVCEEEALLRELDEVRVLGYAVDRGEHNHDVACVAAPVRDMTGRAVAGISLSGSVSEILGQDIAAMGQSVREAAKQISADLGWQGS; this comes from the coding sequence GTGAGCAAAGCCCTCAGAGTGCTGGAAGTGCTGGCGGACTGTCCTCGTGGCGAGATGGGCATCTCGGAGGTAGCGCGGGTGCTGGGGTGGCACCGAACCACCGCATATCGTTTCATGCAGACGCTGGTGGAGGAAGGTTACGTGCAGTACCTGCCGGCCGGGGAACGTTACCGCCTTACCTTCAAACTGGTGGGACTGGCCAACCGCATGGTGAACCGGCTCGACATCCGGCAGGTGGCGCGCCCCCACCTGGTGCTTTTGGTGCAAAGGTGGCAGATCAACGCCCATCTGGCAGTGCTAGAGGACGGAGAAGTTGTGTTCATCGACCGCCTGGAATGCAGCAAGCCGTTGCGCACCCACTTCCACATCGGCCGCAGGGCACCGGCCCACGCCACCGCGGTGGGCAAGGTCCTGCTGGCCGATCTGGAGGGGGAGGCATTGCTGGAGATCATCCGCAAGCGGGGATTGCGGCGGTTTACCCCGCTCACCGTGTGCGAAGAGGAAGCGTTGTTACGGGAACTGGACGAGGTGCGGGTGCTGGGTTACGCGGTGGACCGCGGCGAGCACAACCATGACGTAGCCTGCGTAGCCGCCCCTGTCCGGGACATGACGGGGCGCGCGGTGGCCGGTATCAGCCTTTCCGGCTCGGTTTCCGAGATCCTCGGGCAGGACATAGCGGCCATGGGGCAGTCGGTGCGGGAGGCCGCCAAGCAGATATCTGCCGACCTGGGCTGGCAAGGATCCTGA
- a CDS encoding D-alanyl-D-alanine carboxypeptidase family protein, producing MKLYRGVLAGRANPKRPERCEPLGVQAVVRLKETGRGAGIGSLLACAVMVAGIVTVAAATTPVVRAQGWPAVDAEAVCVMDAASFRILYTRNPDLPLRPASTTKIMTALVAMEQGNLQDVVTISRHASRVEGSRVYLDEGERQTLRDLLYALMLRSANDAAIAIAEHLAGSEKEFARLMNERAHALGATRTCFANPHGLDAPGHYTTARDLALISAHAMKNPAFREVVGTRQWEMPWPARETTRKLYTENRLLWQNGGDSGYVATGVKTGYTQAAGHCVAASARKDGMEVVVVLLKAGRGFWDDVRTLFDYAFANYRPVTIVRAGETLGTLTLPSGRTLVGAAGRDVVVPLARWESAAPKPQVATSWEPGLRAPLAAGQRVGQAEVRCPDIPPVIIPVVAAEAVSPPSRLRTWLWALPFLATIYVVVRTRRQRRLQKWPVSRTRGGWAPPPRFRPRPGRGIAPKPRKPWARTMGRRRS from the coding sequence GTGAAGCTGTACAGGGGCGTGTTGGCAGGAAGAGCGAACCCGAAGCGACCAGAGCGTTGCGAACCTCTGGGCGTGCAGGCGGTCGTCAGGCTGAAGGAAACCGGGCGGGGAGCGGGCATCGGCAGTTTGCTGGCCTGTGCAGTTATGGTGGCCGGCATCGTGACTGTTGCCGCGGCCACCACCCCGGTGGTGCGGGCCCAGGGCTGGCCGGCCGTGGACGCAGAAGCCGTATGTGTCATGGACGCCGCGTCATTTCGCATTCTTTACACGCGCAACCCGGACCTCCCGCTCCGCCCGGCCAGCACCACCAAGATCATGACCGCCCTTGTGGCCATGGAGCAGGGGAACCTGCAAGACGTGGTAACGATCAGCCGCCACGCCAGCCGGGTCGAGGGGAGCCGGGTGTACCTCGACGAGGGAGAGAGGCAGACCCTGCGCGACCTGCTGTACGCCCTTATGCTGCGATCGGCAAACGACGCCGCCATCGCCATCGCGGAGCACCTGGCCGGGTCAGAAAAGGAGTTTGCCCGGCTCATGAACGAACGGGCCCACGCCCTGGGAGCCACCCGCACGTGCTTCGCCAATCCGCACGGGCTGGACGCACCCGGCCACTACACCACTGCCCGCGACCTGGCCCTGATAAGCGCGCACGCCATGAAGAACCCTGCTTTCCGAGAAGTGGTGGGGACCAGGCAGTGGGAGATGCCGTGGCCGGCCAGGGAAACGACCAGGAAGCTGTACACCGAGAACCGACTGTTGTGGCAAAACGGGGGCGATTCCGGGTACGTGGCCACGGGGGTGAAGACCGGCTACACCCAGGCGGCCGGTCACTGCGTGGCGGCCTCCGCCCGGAAGGACGGTATGGAAGTGGTGGTGGTCCTCCTCAAAGCGGGGAGGGGATTCTGGGACGACGTCCGCACCCTCTTCGATTACGCGTTCGCTAACTACCGTCCCGTCACCATCGTGCGAGCAGGGGAAACCCTGGGGACGCTGACCCTGCCCTCGGGCAGGACGCTGGTGGGAGCGGCAGGCCGGGACGTGGTTGTACCCCTTGCCCGGTGGGAAAGCGCTGCTCCGAAACCACAGGTCGCGACCAGCTGGGAGCCCGGGCTGCGGGCGCCCCTGGCCGCCGGTCAGCGGGTCGGCCAAGCGGAGGTACGCTGCCCGGATATCCCCCCGGTGATCATTCCCGTGGTCGCAGCCGAGGCCGTGTCGCCGCCTTCGCGCTTGAGAACGTGGCTGTGGGCATTGCCGTTCCTGGCAACTATATATGTGGTGGTCAGGACCAGGCGGCAGCGCCGGTTGCAGAAATGGCCGGTATCACGGACCCGCGGGGGATGGGCACCGCCACCCCGGTTTCGCCCGCGCCCCGGCCGAGGAATAGCTCCCAAGCCCCGGAAACCGTGGGCGAGAACCATGGGCAGACGACGGTCATGA
- a CDS encoding thiamine pyrophosphate-dependent enzyme, which produces MHPLGEKYLRKHTLPTIFCPGCGDGTVLSAFLRAVDELDIGEQLALVGGIGCSGWIPVYVNADTLHVLHGRAIPFATGLKVTRPERKVVVFTGDGDCLAIGGNHFIHACRRNIGMTVVMLNNAIYGMTGGQVAPTSPYQARTQTSPYGNPEMPFDACRLAIASGATYVARWTSGHPRQLTRAFKEAILHPGFAFIEVLTQCPTQTGRYMKGGLDAPALLKDIRAGVVGKERAASMSPEELAGKVQIGTLHREVRLEFTEALRQLTEGDGK; this is translated from the coding sequence ATGCACCCGTTGGGAGAGAAGTACCTGCGCAAGCATACCCTGCCCACCATCTTCTGCCCCGGCTGCGGTGACGGCACGGTGCTGTCTGCTTTCCTGCGGGCCGTGGACGAGCTGGACATCGGTGAGCAGCTCGCCCTGGTGGGCGGGATCGGGTGCTCTGGTTGGATTCCCGTGTACGTGAACGCAGACACCCTGCACGTCCTGCACGGAAGGGCCATCCCCTTTGCCACCGGACTGAAAGTGACCAGGCCGGAGCGGAAGGTGGTGGTTTTCACCGGCGACGGTGACTGCCTGGCCATCGGGGGAAACCATTTTATCCACGCGTGCCGGCGCAACATCGGTATGACGGTGGTGATGCTGAATAACGCCATTTACGGCATGACTGGAGGACAGGTGGCTCCCACCTCGCCTTATCAGGCCCGCACCCAGACTTCGCCCTACGGGAACCCGGAGATGCCATTCGATGCGTGCCGGCTGGCCATCGCGTCCGGTGCCACCTACGTGGCTCGCTGGACCTCCGGTCATCCGCGCCAGCTGACACGGGCCTTCAAGGAGGCCATCCTGCATCCCGGCTTTGCCTTTATCGAGGTGCTCACCCAGTGCCCCACCCAGACCGGCCGCTACATGAAGGGGGGGCTGGACGCGCCTGCCTTGCTGAAAGACATCCGGGCCGGGGTAGTGGGGAAAGAAAGGGCCGCTTCGATGTCGCCCGAAGAACTGGCCGGCAAAGTGCAGATCGGCACCCTGCACCGCGAGGTCCGGCTGGAGTTCACCGAGGCTCTGCGCCAGCTGACGGAAGGTGATGGCAAATGA
- a CDS encoding 4Fe-4S binding protein, translated as MKIPCIDETWCKGCGLCISECPRQVLGWSGKRNRKGYNLPAALEPQKCNACRLCELICPDLAIYVEEEEQCAKR; from the coding sequence ATGAAGATCCCCTGCATCGATGAGACCTGGTGCAAGGGTTGCGGGCTTTGCATCTCCGAGTGTCCGCGTCAGGTCCTGGGGTGGTCGGGGAAGCGCAACCGCAAGGGCTACAACCTGCCCGCGGCCCTTGAGCCTCAAAAGTGTAACGCTTGCCGGTTGTGCGAACTGATCTGCCCCGACCTGGCCATCTACGTGGAGGAGGAAGAGCAGTGCGCAAAGAGGTGA
- a CDS encoding 2-oxoacid:acceptor oxidoreductase subunit alpha, producing the protein MRIIQGNEACVEGAIVAGCRFFAGYPITPASEIAELMSRRLPQVGGVFMQMEDELASVCAVIGASWGGVKACTASSGPGISLMQEGVGYAAETETPCVIINVMRGGPATGQPTLPSQQDIMQARFGSHGDYEIIAVAPSSAQEAFDLTVKAFNLAEIYRVPVYVLSDEIVGHTREKVLLDPGVEVIPRKRPPREGYLPYRPGPDGLLPGMPAFNEGYRLLVDGQLHDETGNRVGHDPEASARLVRRLCEKITSRVDELTDVEELFLEDAQAVVVCYGSSARPALEAVYAAREQGIPAGIFRLRVLFPFPARRLAALARRVRALLVPEMNVGKLVLEVERVAGGAQVVSLPKLGGALHTPEEILDAITSVLKEGGR; encoded by the coding sequence GTGAGGATCATACAGGGCAACGAGGCCTGTGTGGAGGGCGCGATCGTCGCGGGTTGCCGGTTTTTTGCCGGATATCCCATCACGCCTGCGTCTGAGATTGCCGAACTCATGTCCAGGCGGCTGCCCCAGGTAGGGGGCGTTTTTATGCAAATGGAGGACGAGCTGGCGAGTGTCTGCGCGGTCATAGGCGCTTCCTGGGGCGGGGTGAAGGCGTGCACCGCCTCATCGGGACCCGGCATCAGCCTGATGCAGGAGGGAGTGGGCTATGCGGCCGAAACCGAAACCCCCTGCGTCATCATCAACGTCATGCGGGGCGGGCCGGCCACGGGGCAACCCACCCTTCCCTCCCAGCAGGACATCATGCAGGCCAGGTTCGGGAGCCACGGTGACTACGAGATCATAGCCGTGGCTCCTTCTTCTGCACAGGAGGCTTTCGACCTCACGGTCAAGGCGTTCAACCTGGCGGAGATCTACCGGGTGCCGGTATACGTGCTGTCGGACGAGATAGTGGGGCACACCCGGGAGAAGGTGCTGCTCGACCCGGGGGTAGAGGTGATCCCCCGCAAGCGCCCGCCCAGAGAGGGGTACCTGCCGTACCGGCCGGGGCCGGATGGGCTGCTTCCGGGCATGCCCGCCTTCAACGAGGGCTACCGGCTGCTGGTCGACGGGCAACTCCACGACGAAACCGGCAACCGGGTGGGCCACGACCCGGAGGCCAGCGCCCGCCTGGTGCGGCGCCTGTGTGAGAAGATAACGTCCCGCGTGGACGAGCTCACTGACGTGGAGGAACTTTTCCTGGAAGATGCCCAGGCGGTGGTGGTCTGTTACGGCAGTTCTGCCCGGCCGGCCCTGGAGGCCGTGTACGCCGCCAGGGAGCAGGGTATACCGGCGGGGATATTCCGTCTGCGCGTCCTGTTCCCGTTCCCGGCCAGGCGGCTGGCCGCCCTGGCCCGGCGTGTGCGGGCTTTGCTGGTGCCAGAGATGAACGTGGGGAAGCTGGTGCTCGAGGTGGAGCGGGTGGCGGGGGGTGCTCAGGTGGTGAGCCTGCCCAAGCTGGGAGGAGCCCTGCACACTCCGGAGGAGATACTGGACGCCATCACCTCCGTCCTCAAGGAAGGTGGTCGATGA